A segment of the Haemorhous mexicanus isolate bHaeMex1 chromosome 3, bHaeMex1.pri, whole genome shotgun sequence genome:
AACACATTCAGCTCCCACCCAAGAAGAACCAGAGAACCTACAGTGACAAAAATAGTTCCAGCTATTGAAACTATTGCATAAAGGCTTATGATTATGTTCCAAGTTGTAAGAAGCATTACGCTAAATGCAACGGCAACTGAAAGGCCCATGGCAATCAGAGTACCATCAGAAAGACTGTCCTGAAGATCATAAAATTCAAGGTTACTCACAAACCAACCATTGCTAAGACCTTCAGGAGCAGAACTAAGCTCACTTGAAATCCACGAGTCCACCTCTTTGTAGAATTGATGCATTTTCTCATAAGCCAGTGTGAAGAGGTAGGTGCTTTGGAACTCTAACACTACTGCCCTGATGGTGTCATTAAGGTCAAAGCGAGGCCCTGGGGTTTTGCTATCTAAATGGTACCCTGTGCTTCTTTCTAGCTCCATTATAGCTCTCTTGATACATAATTCAAAAACTTCTTGTTTGTATGGAAAGctccagtggctgcagcaggggtAAAGAGATGGCTCATCACAGTCTTGATTCTCCATCCACTGCTTAAATGTTTCAATGAAGCAGCTTGTGAAGTCTTGTTCTTCTGTCTGATAAAAAAAGGTTTGATTTCTTAACTTTTGACAGAAACGTAAAATCCAAACCTGCGAAGCTGGGCTAGCAATATTAAAACTGGTATCTagctgcagctctcctttgcttttagggTTTAAAGGGTCACCATTATCCTCAGGTGTGACACCCCAGATTACGGTAATCGGCATGTGGAGCTCTTCTCCATGGTGGACACGTTCAAACATAAAAAGTTTTTTGTATTCAGCATCGTATCGTTCAAATGGGTGAGAAGACCTAAACACCTGAAACTCTGAAAGCTCCAACGACGGCAGTTTCATCTTTGGATTTACACACACGATATATGCTCCACCAATTGTTAAGGCAAGGAACCAGAAAAGCCAAATATACCGAAATTTGATAACAATGCATGGCAAAACTTTCTCAAAAAATATCCTGGATGCTTCTGAGACTGCAAAAATAATCTTTTGGAACATTTGGCACAACACTGTCCAGCAGTTTTTGTTGTTGCATACCCTCTGCTGAGGTTTCttaaaacaactgaaaataCTGACAAGGTATCGTTCATGTAATACAACTACAGCAGGCAGCCATGTAACCATCAAAACATAATTAACCAGAATGGCTGTGCCAGCATAAACACCAAAACACCTGATTGCTGTGATATTGCTGACATAATTAGCATAGAAGGCAGCAGCGGTTGTAAAACTCGTGACAAACATGGAAAGAGCAGCATGTTGCAATGTGATGCTCACTGTCTCAGAGGTGCCAGCATGAGGTTTATCAAACTTTGTGTAGTTCCAAACATCACATAAGACAAAAGCATCATCTGCTCCGATCCCAACAAGGATAATCAATGCTGTGAGATTCATGAATGGAAAGAACTCAAAATTAAATACTACCCGATAGAGAAAATAAGATATAATCAAGGAACTAATTATTGCAAACATAGTCATCAGCGTGATAAACATGGACTTGGTGTACACACACATAACTAACAGGACAATTACAATGGCTATGGCAGGATACACAGTATCCATCAACAGATAATCCTGAAACAACCTATGTTTTATTCCGAACTCAATCCCCGTGACGGTTGTTACACCATCAGAAGCGTTCCAGTTCTCAAAGTTATCTAGGTAAATACTCATCATGCTTTCCCCTTTCTCAGTGGGAGAGAAGAGCATACTGTATTTTAAAGCTGGTGATACAAAGTCAGCTGTCTTTGGGCTTAGGAAATCCTTGTCCACTAGGTAGTGAAGGATCTGGTAAACAGCATTGTACTTGGTACATTTTCGAGGCACGTTTGTACACTTGAGTTGGTCCTTCCTTTTGGCATTCATGTCCCAGCAGTCCGGCCCCAGGGTTCCATTGTAGTAGTATTTGGCACAAGTGCGAAGCAGCTTTAGGGTGTGAGAGACATCCCGTTCGACGATTTTCTGACACGATGACCTGTTGTTCAGAATAGCAATATAGTTGCCTAGTGTCCAGCTGGGACAGCAAGAAGCAGCAGTGGCTCTCTGGCAGAGATCAccaaactgggaatgggatctgaTCTGTATAAAGACAGACAGGGagaaaaatccaatttaaaGTAACACTCTGAAACATTCggtaaccagaaaaaaaaaacaacccaagaaattactttaaattatgaaaattcAGTTTACGTTAACCTTTGGCATTAACATATTAAATTCTTATTTCTACACACACTGCTTTTGATCGGTATCCTCTTGCATGCAGCAGACCAAACCAGTCAGTATACAGACTTGTCACAGTGGCACAGAATTGGCCAAACTGTTAGAGTATTATTTGAAGATCCACTGaggtgttttgtttctttccagtCTGAGGACTGTTAACTCTCTTCTATTATCTCATGCTATACTCCTGAGAATAAACAATCAGCCATCCATCAGTGAAGTTTCATTCTGCTTGGAATCATATCCCGAAGTTCCTAGGAGAGGCAAGGACTTACCATCCTGAAAGGAAGGATGTGACAGCTTTACCACAACTTCCATCACCTGATCTCTCTTCTACTTGAGACAGAGTAGAAATTTTCCAGGTTccagggtagaaatccattttgatttaggttaAATGTACATCTTTTAGTTAAGCCTTGGAATCTTAGCTGTTTAGTCTGAGCTCAGAGAAATTGCTTCAGTGAAAGACAGAGATAAGGGGGGGAGACAGGTCAACTTGGCctaggaattctttctgataacaaaAGAACTAGCGCTAAATGTCACGAAAagtctgtaaaatgaatatgtatgaacctattgtgaaattgtatgcatatgtatttgggaagaaagataaaaagggaCCTGAAGATCCCAGAGGCACGCATTCCTTTTAAGGGGAGTAATCCCCGAATGAGTCCAGCGCTGCAATAAACATACCAgctttacaacttttacaaagttgtggagtttttgaTTTTCTCCGCAAAACATACTAGCCTGATTTTATTAATCTCTCTCAGCTCTTGTACAGCTGGCAGGCACTGTCCCCAAACAGCTCAGCTTGCCACCGAGGCACTTGCATGTCCCTAAGTCATGCAGGATTTCCAAAGCACAAGGTAATTCCACTGTCATGAAGCACCCCAAAATAAGAAGTCATGCCACTGAACGCTGCACCCACAGTGCATGGCACATTGTGGTTAAAGAGGTTCCTCAACCAAGTGAGTCTTACTCCCTTATggggatatttttcttttatttccagaaTACTCCAGATTTAGTTGAAGACAGTAAGAGCACGACTTAGCTAAATCACTTCAAGACATTTCTACACAAACTGAAAATAACTATAAACCAGAAATGAAACTCTAACAAGGCTAGATAGGGAAATTCTCTCAAGATGAGAAAACTCAATCTTTGTAGAGCACGAGGAATAAAAGTCTCCAAAACCAGAACTTCTGTTATATGTGACAAAGTAGAATTAGTCCTTCAAATAGTTAAGATATATGTCAAATTTATGTTTTGATCAAGTTACACAGAATCTTACACATATTAATACAGTCACATAAATAAAGCCATGTTCTTCAGATTTTATAGGAGTGCATCCTGAAACAGTTGTCCATGTATGCTTTAAGTGATCTGAAAGAAACCACTTAGCCtctttttcttcagcagaatTACACAGGCTTATTATTAGCAATCCTTCATAATGCAGACCAAAAAATACACTTAGGGATTCTCTCAGCAGTTATAAAAGCTTTAATATGGACCCAATTTTGTCAGCCAGTTTCTGAACAACAACAAATTGGCATTGCAAAACACCAGGGTAATTCACATTTGATTGTTTCCAgataaaaacacacacacatgcaaacTCGGGAAAAACTGAACAACCAACTAAATAAAAGGAAGCAGCATATCTGGAATAGCATATCTGTGTTTTTCATGGCACATCTCCAGGTTAGTCCTATGAGGATATAATAGGCAAACTGGGAGGAAAGGATTGATTTGTCTTCTCTTTGTATTCAAGTTAAGATGGGACAACAAGGTTTATACACTGTTCTTCTATACTTGCTGCAGGCCATAAACATTCACTGGCAAAGTAACTGCTGCCAAAGATAAAGTAACATGAGCTGGTGGCTGGAAATTAGAAAGTAAAATACAAAACTTAGGTCCTGATAGCTCATTAAAATACTACATAAAATGTTAATAGATTGTAGCATTAGGCTTTGTTGGTGATCCAAAGGAACAGGAAAGGTCATTCTGGTGTTTTCAGACCTGCTCTGCCACTGGCACCACTTCAATTTACTTTGGAACAAGTAAGGAAATGAAACTGTGCAAGCTGCACACATCTGGGGGCAGATCTGCCCAAATGGCTTTCTGCAGTGACAGAGAATCACAAATCCACTGCTTTGGGGAAGCAGTCTTAAGACATAATATACAGTCATTAAAGTTTATAAAGTAACTGTTTACAGTTTATAGGGAAAACATTCTGCAATTtacaggtggaaaaaaaaaagctcttctaAAAAAATGAGAACACCTCCTATAACTATTTTGTATATAAAGTTTCCATGATGATTATGGGACTTGCATACGCTGAATGGCTGCAGGGTAGAGCCCCTAAATGTCAGTAAAACCTATTGTTAAAGTAGCTGCAAGCAGATAGGAATACAATTAATACATAGAGGATATGCTGTTAGTTCCATACTAAAGCCAGTACTAGTTGGTGCTGATATCCTACTCATCAtcagaaaaatacataaattcaAAGTTTACACTTCCAGCAAGCAGCGCCTGATTTTCCTGTCTTTGAATACAGAAAGCTTTTCCACTTAATTCAACAGAACTGTGGCCCTAAACAAGCAGGAgctcaaaaccaaaaataactACAGCCAGAACAGAGTCTGTAAGACCCGAAGGTCACCAAAGTCATCGATTTTTTGTTATGGCTGCAGTGAAAGTCAGAATCCTCTGCCTCCCTAGGGACTGGCTGCTAGCAGAACTTTGCATTTAGAAGTGGGACATATCACAGCACTTTGTGAGTTCTAAGAAGTGTCAGAAGTACTTAAAAATTGCCAGAAAgtgttcaaatatttaaaaatattatttgtaaGTAACAACCATTTAAAAAGAAGCGATGAAAAAAACTTCATCCCTTTCTGAGTCCTGAgtaactaatttttaaaataaatttatatgcACAGACcaccaaaaataccaaaacctAACCATAATCATTTTCCATACTAACTAGCTAAAAATCAATGCTGCTACCATGATGCACTATTATTCTGCTCAGCAGATGTGTTAAATTACTTTATTCCTAAGTAATTTACAAAGAAAGATCTGCAAGGCCATTATTTACAACAATATTCTTTATAAATATCTACACAGTTGTGGGTGTAGATGATGCATCAAACATATCATTTTCTGAAGTGTTCTTATTTCAAAGGAAGAACTGGTTTTATGGGCCTTGTTTGTTGTAGTAAAGTAGTTTCATCCTTTCCTCAGAAGGTATAGCTATTTTTGATATAATACATTTTTATCAAGGTGAGCAGATGGGGaggaacaaaagaaacaatTCTCAGTAGTAATGCAATCATTAGAGAGATACTCTTCAGAGGTAATTAACCATCGTCTGTTAAACAGAATTATGTTTTTTCATTCAGACTGCATTGCTTTGCAACAGTCTGCACTACCTGGGATTTACCTGCATCAGCTGCCTGTGTGACTGAACCTCTACAGTAAATGCACAGATTAGCATCTCCTCCCTCAGCCTCaatttttacccttttaaaaGATTATTCTCCCCTGGATCTCCTGACTGAACTGGTGATGTGATGACTCCCTAGCTCAGCTCATTCAGAACTGAGCTGGGCTGCTTTAGATCCTGTACTCTTGCTCACCTGGCTCATTCtgattgcaaaaaaaaaaagataaaaccacATGAGCCATCCTGTCAGTGCAATCATCTCTGATGGGGAAATAAGGAACATTTACAAGCATGTGAGGACAAAACTCACTTCCAACAGGGGAGCCAACCAGGACAAAATGCCTGTCAGCAGACTTCCAAGGGAGATTCATTATACAACGTTCCACCACAGTTCAACATTTTAAGCCAGCAAATGATGGCTGTTGTAGAAAAAACAGTTTGGGAATTTGCTAAATTAATATAGCTGTCTAATAGGCAATGATCAAtctaataatgaaaatatttctcattaaataaatgagaaatatgAATTAAGTTGTCTatgattatttttgttttggagaaAAGCAAAGTGGAAATAATTTGTTCAGTATTAACAGATTAAAAACATATTGCTTCATTTCCATGCGAAGTCATCAGTATGTGAACCAAAAGTTCATTGTTACTCAGTTCAAAGGAGTTTGCTCCAGCAAGTGACAAGCTTATATTTTACAGATAaagtttaaatgaaaattagtaCCTCTAGCTATTTGACCTAAGTTCCTTTGCTGTCCATTTAACAGTCTATTCTaaactaaccaaaaaaaaaattaatttgagtgAACCACCAGGTGTCAGAAAACAATGCATATATTACGAGATTATAGTTAGTTCACCTGGAGGTGAAAACACtagaaaaatcaaatatttgcTGGGACCCAAGTACAAAACTCCACAGAATAATATTCTCTAAGGAAACACACAGTAAAAGTTAAGATAGTCCTTTCCGGAAGCAACCCTATTCTACCCAATTCTGGATGCTATTAGtagaaaattcaaagaaattCCCCAATATATAACCTGATCCACAAATGTAAAGTTGTTTTTTAACTGTATGTACATGCTGACTGATCATTTGACAGGAGTTGAACCACATGAAGTCCTCTCATATGCTACTGGATGGCACTGGGCAGCAAAACAAAGTTTCAA
Coding sequences within it:
- the DISP1 gene encoding protein dispatched homolog 1 isoform X3, with the translated sequence MCTVLIVVCALVGILVPDLPDFSDPLLGFEPRGTAIGQRLVTWNNMVKNTGYKATLANYPFKYADEQAKSHQDDRWSDDHYERERRQADWNFHKDTFFCDIPSDRYSRVVFTSTEGENLWNLNAIKSMCNVDNLRIRSHSQFGDLCQRATAASCCPSWTLGNYIAILNNRSSCQKIVERDVSHTLKLLRTCAKYYYNGTLGPDCWDMNAKRKDQLKCTNVPRKCTKYNAVYQILHYLVDKDFLSPKTADFVSPALKYSMLFSPTEKGESMMSIYLDNFENWNASDGVTTVTGIEFGIKHRLFQDYLLMDTVYPAIAIVIVLLVMCVYTKSMFITLMTMFAIISSLIISYFLYRVVFNFEFFPFMNLTALIILVGIGADDAFVLCDVWNYTKFDKPHAGTSETVSITLQHAALSMFVTSFTTAAAFYANYVSNITAIRCFGVYAGTAILVNYVLMVTWLPAVVVLHERYLVSIFSCFKKPQQRVCNNKNCWTVLCQMFQKIIFAVSEASRIFFEKVLPCIVIKFRYIWLFWFLALTIGGAYIVCVNPKMKLPSLELSEFQVFRSSHPFERYDAEYKKLFMFERVHHGEELHMPITVIWGVTPEDNGDPLNPKSKGELQLDTSFNIASPASQVWILRFCQKLRNQTFFYQTEEQDFTSCFIETFKQWMENQDCDEPSLYPCCSHWSFPYKQEVFELCIKRAIMELERSTGYHLDSKTPGPRFDLNDTIRAVVLEFQSTYLFTLAYEKMHQFYKEVDSWISSELSSAPEGLSNGWFVSNLEFYDLQDSLSDGTLIAMGLSVAVAFSVMLLTTWNIIISLYAIVSIAGTIFVTVGSLVLLGWELNVLESVTISVAVGLSVDFAVHYGVAYRLAPDPDREGKVIFSLSRMGSAIAMAALTTFVAGAMMMPSTVLAYTQLGTFMMLIMCISWAFATFFFQCMCRCLGPQGTCGQIPLPKKMRCNAFSQTFSGPQGGRSQNKSHPVSKYRLDSRSQKPEMEHEHYELEPLASQTRICNPAEKVAYEETHICSELFSSKPQNSSVPMHPAYNSEVSKGIKNVANSSVLQTSIDQHTICPVFSQNRQCSCPDAYKQVTVKWSPHSSQQLSDTFCYQCSPSPGTVQIQSSVAPINALQQAAEGYVHPVQHMLHCSCLQGRLKRTMTQNSLPKNFFLQSVQQFQAHQRINRRDTHVHQNPEENLRTVPKVMSSSQFLCRNAAPLIVRCSECESSVSNNQKGFCQQTDKCDEKGGIEANEVESKKASLSKQKKKAESKIDKRSLQNDRVLKVDQNDKKHLLKRSGREARSEGCHESSRCCGKAIAVKCSSVDCQTPNIEANVPPMLMRPELSNESLLIKTL